Part of the Labrenzia sp. PHM005 genome is shown below.
AGGTCTGTTCTGGTCTGGTGCCAGCGAGATCAATTGGCTTTCCGACGTTACCAACGCCTTCATTGCGATCATCATTGCGGAAGTTTGGCATTGGACGCCGCTGATGTTCTTGATCCTGTTCGCCGGGCTGATGAGCGTGCCGGAAGATCAAATGCGCGCATCCGTAATTCTGGGTGCCAACTGGTGGGTCCGCTTCCGCTACATCGCGTTGCCGCGGATCAAGGCTGTGATCTTCATTGCGATTGGTTTGCGGGTGATCGAAAGCCTGAAAATCTTCGATGAGATCTTTGTCATGACGAGTGGCGGCCCGGGAGTCGCGACCCAAAGCCTCTCGCTCTACCTCTACAAGCTGACCTTCCAAGGGCTCGAGTGGTCCTACGTCGCGGCCATCGGCATCACCGTCCTGGTCGCCCTCAGTGTCCTTACCGCACTCATTCTGTCCCGCGTTCAAAAGGCTGGGCAGGCAAAATCGGAGGCGAACTGATGTCCGGAATTTCGCTGGAAAACGTTAGCAAGAAATACGGCAACTTTACCGCGGTCAACAGCGTGTCATTGGAGATACAGAACGCCGAGTTTGTTGCAATTCTGGGGCCGTCGGGCTGCGGCAAGACCACGACCATGAACATGATCGCAGGTCTTGAGGATATCACGTCCGGGACCATCCGGTTTGACAATCGGGACGTAACGAACCTCAAAGTGCAGCAGCGCGGCGTGGGGTTTGTTTTTCAGAACTACGCGATTTTCACGCACATGAGTGTGCGCGATAACTTGGCGTTCGGTTTGCGCATCAAGAACCTTTCGCAGGCCGATATCGATCGCAAGGTTGGTGAGATGGCCGAGTTTATGGCCTTGTCGCACCGGTTGGAGGAAAAGTCGTCTTCGCTCAGTGTGAACGAACTGCAAAAGCTTGCCATCGGACGGTCCGCAATTGTCGAGCCAAGCATCTTTCTGCTTGATGAGCCGCTTTCCAACCTTGATGCCGCTTTCCGCGAACGGATGCGGTCCGATCTTCGGGAGCTGCAGCGGGAACTGAAACAGACCATGGTCTATGTCACCCATGACCAGATTGAGGCTATGGGGCTGGCCGACAAGATCGCGGTTATGAACCAGGCTCATCTCCAGCAGTTCGCCACGCCGGAGGAAATCTACGCCCGGCCAGCCAATGTGTTTGTTGCCCGGTTCATTGGCGCTCCGAGCATGAACATCGTGAGCGGCACGCTTCACCAAATGGGCGATAACCTGGAACTGCATATCGGCGGCCGGGCTGCGGACAGTTTGAGGCTGCCGCTCCCCTTGGCCAATGCTGCAAAAGTACTGGGTTACCAGGGATTGCTGTTTGGGTTCCGTCCGGAAACGCTGTCGGTGAGCAACACACCTGGCCCGGACTGTATCGCAGCGGATGTGGCTCTGGTGGAAACCGTTGGCCGGCGGCGCATCGTGCACTTCCAATCGGGCGGAACCAAGTTTTTGGGCGTGTTTGATCGCAGTTTTTCGCTTCGTTCCGGGGACGCAACCTATGTGCGTTTCGATCTTTCACGCTGCCATCTTTTTGATCCTGAAACGGAACTTCGCCTTAAACCCTGCGATGCGCCCAGCATGACTGTTGAAAAGGAGCGGGCCTATGGCTGAAATCCGTCTGGAAGGCGTTACCAAGCGCTACGGTGCGGTCACCGCGCTCGATGATGTCAATTTGACCATTGATACAGCCGCGTTTACGTCGGTTTTTGGTCCTCCGGGTTCCGGGAAATCCGTATTGCTCAGGGTCCTGTTGGGTTTGGAACAGGTGGATGAAGGCAAGATCCTGATCAATGGTCAGGATATGACGTTTGCCTCGCCGCGGGAGCGGAACCTGGCGATGGTCTTCCAAAATCTGGCTCTGTTTCCGCATCTGACAGCAAGGGACAATATCGCGTTTCCAATGCGCAGGCGCGGAACGGCGGAAACAGAAATCGAGGCCAAAATCGATGAACTCGCCAATGTGCTCAGCATTGGCCATATCCTTCATAAGAAGCCGGCGGCCTTGTCCGGGGGAGAACGTCAGCGTGTGGCAATTGCCCGTGCGCTGATCCGGGAGGCTGCTGTCTATCTCATGGACGAACCGATTGCTGCGCTTGATGCACGCCTGCGCGATGCCATGCGGGTCGAATTGAAGCGGCTGCAGTCCGAGCTCGGAAAAACCTTTATCTACGTCACCCATGACTGTGATGAAGCAATGAGCGTTGCCGACAAAATGGCCATCCTGGAAAACGGCCATGTCGCTCAAGTCGATCGCCCGGACAGCATCTATGCAGCGCCGGCTTCTGTCTATGTTGCAGAGCTCATGGGATCGCCCCGGATCAATGTGCTGAGCGGCAGTCAATTCGCCGACTTTATCGTTGAATCGCTCAAGTCGCTTTCCGAAAGCCGGGTGCCGCAGATCCAGAGTGGGTACCCCGATTGCCGCATTGCGCTGCGCCCGGAAGCTGTCCGCTTGCACCAGGTCTCCGAACAAGGAGCCAATACGGCGTGTGTGAGCGACATTGAACGGCTGGGCGCGTTTGCGATCGTCACTGTCTCAAAGGGCGGTGAGAGTTTGCGCTCCGTTAGCCCAGGCGACATCCCCCTGGCCGTTGGAGACGATGTCTGTCTGACGGCTGACCCTGACGGAATACTGCTTTTCGATCCGGACAACGGATCCCGGTTAATTTGAGGAATTCTGCGCTATGCAGCAACGAGATGAAACTGTCGCGATTATCGGGTTCGGTATAATCGGCCAATCCTGGAGCATTTCCTTTGCCAGGGCTGGATTTAAGGTGCGGGTCTTTGACCCGGCCCTTCCGGAGGATTGGTACCAGTTCCTAAAAGCAGCTCTCGATGATTTGAAAGAACTGGGGCTGCTGGAGGGACAGGAGCCGCAAGCGGTTTTAAGCCGGGTTTCCAGCGTACCGAGCATGCAGGATGCGGTTTGTGAGGCGATCTATGTCCAGGAGAACACCCCGGAAGTCGCTTCGGTGAAATCCCGGGTGTTTGACGAACTGGATGCGCTCTGCCAGCCGGATGCGATCATTGCCAGCTCTACCTCTGCGCTGCTTCCTTCGCAATTCACGGAGAACCTGAAAGGAGCGGAGCGATGTCTGGTTGCTCACCCGCTCAATCCGCCCCATCTGATCCCAGCTGTTGAAATCGTACCCAATCCAGGAACAAGCGACCGCGCCATAAAGAAGACATGCGAGCTCATGCAGGCTATCGGGCAAAAACCGATCGTGGCGAAAGATGAGGTTCCGGGCTTCATTATGAACCGTCTTCAGGGGGCCATTCTGGATGAGGCTTTCGCACTCGTTGGCGATGGCGTGTGTACGGTGGATGATGTCGACCGGGCAGTACGGGATGGTCTGGCGC
Proteins encoded:
- a CDS encoding 3-hydroxyacyl-CoA dehydrogenase, which translates into the protein MQQRDETVAIIGFGIIGQSWSISFARAGFKVRVFDPALPEDWYQFLKAALDDLKELGLLEGQEPQAVLSRVSSVPSMQDAVCEAIYVQENTPEVASVKSRVFDELDALCQPDAIIASSTSALLPSQFTENLKGAERCLVAHPLNPPHLIPAVEIVPNPGTSDRAIKKTCELMQAIGQKPIVAKDEVPGFIMNRLQGAILDEAFALVGDGVCTVDDVDRAVRDGLARRWAFMGPFETIDLNAPGGVAGFMDRYGEAYANIGEGRPNRKTWDGLLRDQVVRARRNAISEADLISRQEWRDRQLANISAFFNTDRT
- a CDS encoding ABC transporter ATP-binding protein, with translation MAEIRLEGVTKRYGAVTALDDVNLTIDTAAFTSVFGPPGSGKSVLLRVLLGLEQVDEGKILINGQDMTFASPRERNLAMVFQNLALFPHLTARDNIAFPMRRRGTAETEIEAKIDELANVLSIGHILHKKPAALSGGERQRVAIARALIREAAVYLMDEPIAALDARLRDAMRVELKRLQSELGKTFIYVTHDCDEAMSVADKMAILENGHVAQVDRPDSIYAAPASVYVAELMGSPRINVLSGSQFADFIVESLKSLSESRVPQIQSGYPDCRIALRPEAVRLHQVSEQGANTACVSDIERLGAFAIVTVSKGGESLRSVSPGDIPLAVGDDVCLTADPDGILLFDPDNGSRLI
- a CDS encoding carbohydrate ABC transporter permease; translated protein: MTIADTIPVEADAPKPATRDQLAAEKVTLARRLILPTQLLLVFIVAFPLVMQIYISLTWWTPLDGDPWYLAYLSWAWFDNYLYLLSDSDLWAAVWRTVLFVAIAVPIEFFLGLLLAVLFYEGIMARSVFYSLILMPMMVVPAVAGYIFHLIFQQTGPLNALLGLFWSGASEINWLSDVTNAFIAIIIAEVWHWTPLMFLILFAGLMSVPEDQMRASVILGANWWVRFRYIALPRIKAVIFIAIGLRVIESLKIFDEIFVMTSGGPGVATQSLSLYLYKLTFQGLEWSYVAAIGITVLVALSVLTALILSRVQKAGQAKSEAN
- a CDS encoding ABC transporter ATP-binding protein, with amino-acid sequence MSGISLENVSKKYGNFTAVNSVSLEIQNAEFVAILGPSGCGKTTTMNMIAGLEDITSGTIRFDNRDVTNLKVQQRGVGFVFQNYAIFTHMSVRDNLAFGLRIKNLSQADIDRKVGEMAEFMALSHRLEEKSSSLSVNELQKLAIGRSAIVEPSIFLLDEPLSNLDAAFRERMRSDLRELQRELKQTMVYVTHDQIEAMGLADKIAVMNQAHLQQFATPEEIYARPANVFVARFIGAPSMNIVSGTLHQMGDNLELHIGGRAADSLRLPLPLANAAKVLGYQGLLFGFRPETLSVSNTPGPDCIAADVALVETVGRRRIVHFQSGGTKFLGVFDRSFSLRSGDATYVRFDLSRCHLFDPETELRLKPCDAPSMTVEKERAYG